One Burkholderia pyrrocinia DNA segment encodes these proteins:
- a CDS encoding porin — translation MKKTLIAGACSAALFAPLAHAQSSVTLYGLIDAGIAYTNNVNGASQWRMASGTINGSRFGLRGSEDLGGGLKALFVLENGFNANNGGLGQDGKLFGRHAYVGLSQAGYGTLTLGRQYDTMVDFVAPLSATAGDFGDAGFAHPFDNDNLNHSLRINNAVKYTSDTLAGFKVGAMYAFSNSTNFSANRAYSVAASYTNGPLKVAGAYLQMNGTKGSTSASPGATDSAEAKSVSQGGWSIGSDRMRTYGGGVSYVFGPATVGFVYTRSQYDNTGSFGSTGQVAFNNYDVNVRYAVTPAVSLGAAYVYTDASVSNPDSKHGTDPKWHQVDLQAVYKLSRRTDLYAEAMYQHASGRGYQAFINTSGGASSTANQVVGTIGMRTRF, via the coding sequence ATGAAAAAAACCCTCATCGCCGGCGCATGCAGCGCCGCGCTGTTCGCGCCGCTCGCACACGCGCAAAGCTCGGTCACGCTGTACGGCCTGATCGACGCCGGCATCGCGTACACCAACAACGTGAATGGCGCGTCACAGTGGCGCATGGCCAGCGGCACGATCAACGGCAGCCGCTTCGGCCTGCGCGGCAGCGAGGATCTCGGCGGCGGCCTGAAGGCGCTGTTCGTGCTCGAAAACGGCTTCAACGCGAACAACGGCGGGCTCGGCCAGGACGGCAAGCTGTTCGGCCGCCACGCGTATGTCGGCCTGAGCCAGGCCGGCTACGGTACGCTGACGCTCGGCCGCCAGTACGACACGATGGTCGACTTCGTCGCGCCGCTGTCCGCGACGGCCGGCGACTTCGGCGATGCGGGCTTCGCGCATCCGTTCGACAACGACAACCTGAACCACTCGCTGCGCATCAACAACGCGGTCAAGTACACGAGCGATACGCTCGCGGGCTTCAAGGTCGGCGCGATGTACGCGTTCTCCAACTCGACGAACTTCAGCGCCAACCGCGCATACAGCGTCGCGGCGAGCTACACGAACGGCCCGTTGAAGGTGGCCGGCGCGTACCTGCAGATGAACGGCACGAAGGGCTCGACGAGCGCGAGCCCCGGCGCGACCGATTCCGCCGAAGCAAAGAGCGTGAGCCAGGGCGGCTGGTCGATCGGCTCGGATCGCATGCGCACGTACGGCGGCGGCGTGAGCTACGTGTTCGGCCCGGCAACCGTCGGCTTCGTCTATACGCGTTCGCAGTACGACAACACGGGCTCGTTCGGCTCGACCGGCCAGGTCGCGTTCAACAACTACGACGTGAACGTGCGCTATGCGGTGACGCCGGCCGTCAGCCTCGGCGCCGCGTACGTGTACACGGACGCCAGCGTGTCGAACCCCGACAGCAAGCACGGCACCGATCCGAAGTGGCACCAGGTCGACCTGCAGGCCGTGTACAAGCTGTCGCGCCGCACCGACCTGTACGCGGAAGCGATGTACCAGCACGCGTCCGGGCGCGGCTACCAGGCGTTCATCAACACGTCGGGCGGCGCATCGAGCACGGCGAACCAGGTCGTCGGCACGATCGGCATGCGTACGCGCTTCTGA
- a CDS encoding DUF4148 domain-containing protein: MKSLVVTAAAAVLLAAPVLSFAQSAKSPVTRAQVLQELYDLESVGYNPSLGDAGNYPDDIMAAQARLAAKRLAEHKAAQAAYGPAGAAATESGAAAKPAL; this comes from the coding sequence GTGAAATCGCTCGTCGTTACCGCCGCCGCTGCCGTCCTGCTTGCCGCACCGGTCCTGTCGTTCGCCCAGTCGGCAAAGTCGCCCGTCACGCGCGCGCAGGTGCTGCAGGAACTGTACGACCTCGAATCGGTCGGCTACAACCCGTCGCTCGGCGACGCCGGCAACTATCCGGACGACATCATGGCCGCGCAGGCGCGTCTTGCAGCGAAGCGTCTCGCCGAGCACAAGGCCGCGCAAGCCGCATACGGCCCGGCCGGTGCAGCCGCAACCGAATCGGGCGCGGCGGCGAAGCCCGCGCTGTGA
- a CDS encoding LysR family transcriptional regulator, whose product MDTLQNMRVFSRVVETGSFTAAAQSLNSTTGAMSRAVSELEARLRTRLMNRSTRRLALTSAGESYLRRCRQILADVDRAEEEASCAHERPAGVLRMHSFASVGHHYVLPALTRYHAQFPDVSIELSLSQRMPDLFDGTNDMAVVTASSLPDSELVSHLLGSTFSILCASPDYVKRHGVPARPQDLAAHACLTLCTPAFPTHEWVLEGPEGVEQIHVAGPVQTNTAESLALAIRDGIGIGMLPLYSAIDALRDGTLVRVLPAHILQKMNVYALYPSRRFVDAKVRTWVEMLRAQVPGMIARDVEMLNAIDREPQAA is encoded by the coding sequence ATGGATACCCTACAAAACATGCGGGTGTTTTCGCGCGTCGTCGAGACCGGCAGCTTCACGGCCGCCGCGCAATCGCTGAATTCGACGACGGGCGCGATGTCGCGCGCGGTGTCGGAGCTCGAGGCGCGCCTGCGCACCCGTCTGATGAATCGCTCGACGCGCCGCCTCGCGCTGACGTCGGCCGGCGAAAGCTATCTGCGGCGTTGCCGCCAGATCCTCGCCGACGTCGACCGCGCGGAAGAAGAGGCGAGCTGCGCGCACGAACGGCCTGCCGGCGTGCTACGCATGCACAGCTTCGCGAGTGTCGGTCATCACTATGTATTGCCCGCGCTGACGCGCTATCACGCGCAGTTCCCGGACGTGTCGATCGAACTGTCGCTGTCGCAGCGCATGCCCGACCTGTTCGACGGCACGAACGACATGGCCGTCGTGACCGCGTCGTCGCTGCCCGATTCGGAACTCGTGTCGCATCTGCTCGGCTCGACGTTCAGCATCCTGTGCGCGTCGCCCGACTATGTGAAACGACACGGCGTGCCGGCCCGTCCGCAGGATCTCGCCGCGCACGCGTGCCTGACGCTGTGTACGCCCGCGTTCCCGACACACGAATGGGTGCTCGAAGGGCCCGAAGGCGTCGAGCAGATCCACGTTGCCGGGCCGGTGCAGACCAATACGGCCGAATCGCTCGCACTCGCGATCCGCGACGGCATCGGGATCGGCATGCTGCCGCTGTACTCGGCGATCGACGCGCTGCGCGACGGCACGCTCGTGCGCGTGCTGCCCGCGCATATCCTGCAGAAGATGAACGTGTACGCGCTGTATCCGTCGCGCCGCTTCGTCGACGCGAAGGTGCGGACCTGGGTCGAGATGCTGCGCGCACAGGTGCCGGGGATGATTGCGCGCGACGTCGAGATGCTGAACGCGATCGACCGCGAACCGCAGGCGGCCTGA
- a CDS encoding FUSC family protein — protein MKPQPAIERPSIEPARWRAWLDPLGDAARDWAANDGLIWLHLAKTVFAALLAMGIAMRLEMSQPRTAMTTVFVLMQPLSGMVFAKSFYRVLGTAAGLVAALALGGLFAQQPELYMAGITLWIGGCIALAVRNRHFRWYGFVLAGYTAALIGLPAVMTPQTLFQSALTRAAEVALGIACSGAVSALILPLSSAKALMRSLSTRHSTFAAFTAGALAGDVARGDFERRFADFVDDIVGFEANRAFASFEDPHIRARSRRLARLNSEFMNACTRLHALHQLVKRLRVNGSDAVLDALAPHVDALAQRFAALRDERQRGIAPATGALLELRRFHSALPKAARASRRSIEEHAAGGLLDFDTAIELLYRFIGEYLGYADTYASLDQDDHAFERSVTHYAVKTNSFFVGFAFLRTIVAVGAMSAFWLASEWPSGSLAVIATAIACALSSTSPRAPKFVAQMGVGAAFATAVGYLFLCYVYPNIDGFPLLCATLAPVLGLGAFLAMRPGLSGYGIGFAVFFCLLAGPDNAIAYTPEVLINNGLAVVVAMLACSIVFAVVFPTHMPWLTGRIAHDLRRQVTLACEGAPDGLAQRFQSSTHDLMAQLRTLLVRRTRQHRDALRWMLSTLEVGHAVIDLRDELHTFCASKPPQTLHWTGSIDAVLHELPRFFDDPTPGHHARTLKSVNLAIRAAQHTLQAWHAVPDARRSMQRIVGCLHFMRSALLDKDAPFNRHRH, from the coding sequence ATGAAGCCACAACCTGCGATCGAGCGACCTTCCATCGAACCGGCACGATGGAGAGCATGGCTCGATCCGCTCGGCGACGCGGCGCGCGACTGGGCCGCCAACGACGGGCTGATCTGGCTGCACCTCGCGAAAACCGTGTTCGCGGCCCTGCTGGCGATGGGCATCGCGATGCGTCTGGAGATGTCGCAGCCGCGCACGGCGATGACGACCGTGTTCGTGCTGATGCAGCCGCTGTCGGGGATGGTGTTCGCGAAGAGTTTCTATCGCGTGCTCGGCACGGCGGCCGGCCTCGTCGCCGCGCTCGCGCTCGGTGGGCTGTTCGCGCAGCAGCCAGAGCTGTACATGGCCGGCATCACGCTGTGGATCGGCGGCTGCATCGCGTTGGCGGTGCGCAACCGCCACTTCCGCTGGTACGGCTTCGTGCTCGCCGGCTACACGGCCGCGCTGATCGGCCTGCCGGCCGTGATGACGCCGCAGACGCTGTTCCAGTCCGCGCTCACGCGCGCCGCGGAAGTCGCGCTCGGCATCGCGTGTTCGGGCGCGGTCAGCGCGCTGATCCTGCCGCTCAGCTCGGCGAAGGCGCTGATGCGCTCGCTGAGCACGCGCCACTCGACGTTCGCGGCGTTCACGGCCGGCGCGCTCGCGGGCGACGTCGCCCGCGGCGATTTCGAGCGGCGCTTCGCCGATTTCGTCGACGACATCGTCGGCTTCGAAGCGAACCGCGCTTTCGCGTCGTTCGAGGATCCGCACATTCGCGCGCGCAGCCGCCGGCTCGCGCGGCTGAACAGCGAGTTCATGAACGCATGCACGCGGCTGCATGCGCTGCACCAGCTCGTCAAGCGCCTGCGCGTGAACGGCTCGGACGCGGTGCTCGACGCGCTGGCGCCGCACGTCGACGCGCTCGCGCAGCGGTTCGCCGCATTGCGCGACGAGCGACAGCGCGGCATCGCGCCGGCCACCGGCGCACTGCTCGAACTTCGCCGCTTCCACAGCGCGTTGCCTAAGGCCGCGCGCGCGTCGCGGCGGAGCATCGAGGAGCATGCGGCCGGCGGCCTGCTCGACTTCGATACCGCGATCGAGCTGCTGTACCGCTTCATCGGCGAATATCTCGGCTACGCCGATACCTACGCGTCGCTCGACCAGGACGATCACGCATTCGAGCGCTCGGTCACGCATTACGCGGTGAAGACCAATTCGTTCTTCGTCGGCTTCGCGTTCCTGCGCACGATCGTCGCCGTCGGCGCAATGAGCGCGTTCTGGCTCGCGTCCGAGTGGCCGAGCGGCTCGCTCGCGGTGATCGCCACCGCGATCGCGTGCGCGCTCAGCTCGACGTCGCCGCGCGCGCCGAAGTTCGTCGCGCAGATGGGCGTCGGCGCCGCATTCGCGACCGCCGTCGGTTACCTGTTCCTGTGCTACGTGTATCCGAACATCGACGGCTTCCCGCTGCTGTGCGCGACGCTCGCGCCGGTGCTCGGCCTCGGCGCGTTTCTCGCGATGCGGCCGGGGCTGTCCGGCTACGGGATCGGCTTCGCGGTGTTCTTCTGCCTGCTCGCGGGCCCCGACAATGCGATCGCGTATACGCCCGAGGTGCTGATCAACAACGGGCTGGCCGTCGTCGTCGCGATGCTCGCTTGCTCGATCGTGTTCGCGGTCGTGTTCCCCACCCACATGCCGTGGCTCACGGGCCGCATCGCGCACGACCTGCGGCGCCAGGTCACGCTTGCGTGCGAAGGCGCGCCGGACGGCCTCGCGCAGCGCTTCCAGTCGAGCACGCACGACCTGATGGCGCAGTTGCGCACGCTGCTCGTGCGACGCACGCGGCAGCACCGCGACGCGCTGCGCTGGATGCTGTCGACGCTCGAGGTCGGCCATGCGGTGATCGACCTGCGCGACGAACTGCACACGTTCTGCGCATCGAAACCGCCGCAGACGCTGCACTGGACCGGTTCGATCGACGCGGTGCTGCACGAGCTGCCGCGCTTCTTCGACGACCCGACACCAGGCCATCACGCGCGCACGCTGAAATCGGTGAACCTTGCGATCCGCGCGGCGCAGCACACGCTGCAGGCGTGGCATGCGGTGCCCGACGCGCGCCGCAGCATGCAGCGGATCGTCGGCTGCCTGCACTTCATGCGCAGCGCGCTGCTGGACAAGGACGCGCCGTTCAACCGGCATCGCCATTGA
- a CDS encoding P1 family peptidase has translation MRTRDLGIRIGLGTPGRFNAITDVPGVRVGHCTLNVENGDASIRTGVTVIEPRAGAAHDSPCFAGVHVLNGNGDATGLEWIREAGLLTTPIAYTNTHSVGAVRDALVANEREAAAGRVYWCMPVVMETYDGLLNDIWGQHVNAAHVLRALTAAQSGPVAEGGVGGGTGMICHEFKGGIGTASRVLAADAGGWTVGALVQANYGVREMLRVAGYPVGEVLRHVHSPFRAPDATGEAGMGSIVVTIATDAPLLPHQCTRLAQRASVGLARVGGGTEDSSGDIFLAFATDNDGLPAANYGSKGAPTTGVKMVNNDHISALFVAAAEAVEEAIVNALVAGGDVESRGARVEGLGQARLLDALREVGWRPGRGA, from the coding sequence ATGCGCACGAGGGATCTCGGCATCCGCATCGGACTCGGCACGCCGGGCCGCTTCAACGCGATCACGGACGTTCCGGGCGTGCGGGTCGGACATTGCACGCTGAACGTCGAGAACGGTGACGCATCGATCCGCACCGGCGTCACCGTCATCGAACCGCGCGCGGGCGCCGCGCACGATTCGCCCTGTTTCGCCGGCGTGCACGTGCTGAACGGCAACGGCGATGCGACGGGGCTCGAATGGATCCGCGAGGCCGGCCTGCTGACGACGCCGATCGCCTATACGAACACGCACAGCGTCGGCGCGGTGCGCGACGCGCTCGTCGCGAACGAGCGGGAAGCGGCGGCCGGCCGCGTGTACTGGTGCATGCCGGTCGTGATGGAAACCTACGACGGGCTGCTGAACGACATCTGGGGGCAGCACGTCAACGCCGCGCACGTACTGCGCGCGCTGACCGCCGCGCAGTCGGGGCCGGTCGCCGAAGGCGGCGTGGGCGGCGGCACGGGGATGATCTGCCATGAGTTCAAGGGCGGCATCGGCACCGCGTCGCGCGTGCTCGCGGCCGATGCGGGCGGCTGGACCGTCGGCGCGCTCGTGCAGGCGAACTACGGCGTGCGCGAGATGCTGCGCGTGGCCGGCTATCCGGTCGGCGAAGTGCTGCGGCACGTGCATTCGCCGTTCCGGGCCCCCGACGCGACAGGCGAGGCCGGCATGGGTTCGATCGTCGTCACGATCGCGACCGACGCGCCGCTGCTGCCGCATCAATGCACGCGCCTCGCGCAGCGCGCGAGCGTCGGGCTCGCCCGCGTCGGCGGCGGCACCGAGGATTCGAGCGGCGACATCTTCCTTGCGTTCGCAACCGACAATGACGGGCTGCCGGCCGCGAACTACGGCAGCAAGGGCGCACCGACCACCGGCGTGAAGATGGTCAACAACGACCATATTTCCGCGCTGTTCGTCGCGGCGGCGGAAGCCGTGGAGGAAGCGATCGTGAACGCGCTCGTCGCGGGCGGCGACGTCGAATCGCGTGGTGCGCGGGTCGAAGGGCTCGGGCAGGCGCGCTTGCTGGATGCGTTGCGAGAAGTGGGGTGGCGGCCGGGGCGCGGCGCCTGA